In one Macaca nemestrina isolate mMacNem1 chromosome 2, mMacNem.hap1, whole genome shotgun sequence genomic region, the following are encoded:
- the LOC105470040 gene encoding type-1 angiotensin II receptor, with translation MILNSSTEDGIKRIQDDCPKAGRHNYIFVMIPTLYSIIFVVGIFGNSLVVIVIYFYMKLKTVASVFLLNLALADLCFLLTLPLWAVYTAMEYRWPFGNYLCKIASASVSFNLYASVFLLTCLSIDRYLAIVHPMKSRLRRTMLVAKVTCIVIWLLAGLASLPAIIHRNVFFIENTNITVCAFHYESQNSTLPIGLGLTKNILGFLFPFLIILTSYTLIWKALKKAYEIQKNKPRNDDIFKIIMAIVLFFFFSWIPHQIFTFLDVLIQLGIIRDCRISDIVDTAMPITICIAYFNNCLNPLFYGFLGKKFKKYFLQLLKYIPPKAKSHSNLSTKMSTLSYRPSDNASSSTKKPAPCFEVE, from the coding sequence ATGATTCTCAACTCTTCTACCGAAGATGGTATTAAAAGAATCCAAGACGATTGTCCCAAAGCTGGAAGGCATAATTACATATTTGTCATGATTCCTACTTTATACAGTATCATCTTTGTGGTGGGAATATTTGGAAACAGCTTGGTGGTGATAGTCATTTACTTTTACATGAAGCTGAAGACTGTGGccagtgtttttcttttgaatttagcACTGGCTGACTTATGCTTTTTACTGACTTTGCCACTATGGGCTGTCTACACAGCTATGGAATACCGCTGGCCCTTTGGCAATTACCTATGTAAGATTGCTTCAGCCAGCGTCAGTTTCAACCTGTATGCTAGTGTGTTCCTACTCACGTGTCTCAGCATTGATCGATACCTGGCTATTGTTCACCCAATGAAGTCCCGCCTTCGACGCACAATGCTTGTAGCCAAAGTCACCTGCATCGTCATTTGGCTGCTGGCAGGCTTGGCCAGTTTGCCAGCTATAATCCATcgaaatgtatttttcattgagAACACCAATATTACAGTTTGTGCTTTCCATTATGAGTCCCAAAATTCAACCCTTCCAATAGGACTGGGCCTGACCAAAAATATACTGGgtttcctgtttccttttctgatCATTCTTACAAGTTATACTCTTATTTGGAAGGCCCTAAAGAAGGCTTATGAAATTCAGAAGAACAAACCAAGAAATGAtgatatttttaagataattatggcaattgtgcttttctttttcttttcctggattCCCCACCAAATATTCACTTTTCTGGATGTATTGATTCAACTAGGCATCATACGTGACTGTAGAATTTCAGATATTGTGGACACAGCCATGCCCATCACCATTTGTATAGCTTATTTTAACAATTGCCTGAATcctcttttttatggctttctggggaaaaaatttaaaaaatattttctccagcttCTAAAATACATTCCCCCAAAAGCCAAATCCCACTCAAACCTTTCAACAAAAATGAGCACGCTTTCCTACCGCCCCTCAGATAATGCAAGCTCATCCACCAAGAAGCCTGCACCATGTTTTGAGGTTGAGTGA